TCTCACATCATCGTCGTTTTCTTTATGCATCAAGCTACCTTTAATCCTTCTACTGATCTTGCCCGGCGTCCCCGGGGCCGTGCCGACATGCCTGCCTTGGGAATCTTTGCCCAAAGAGCCAAGCATCGCCCCAATCCCATCGGGATTACAGCCGTGGAATTGATCGGGATAGAAAAAAATGTATTGATAGTAAGGGGCCTCGATGCCATTGACGGCACCCCTGTGCTGGACATCAAGCCCTATGTTTCTGCTTTCGACCGTATTGATCAACCTATCATTCCTGAATGGATGAAACGGTT
This Deltaproteobacteria bacterium DNA region includes the following protein-coding sequences:
- the tsaA gene encoding tRNA (N6-threonylcarbamoyladenosine(37)-N6)-methyltransferase TrmO, whose translation is MMNLQPIGIVKSTATEPADENWGKVVSEIHLDEPFVPGLQGLGQFSHIIVVFFMHQATFNPSTDLARRPRGRADMPALGIFAQRAKHRPNPIGITAVELIGIEKNVLIVRGLDAIDGTPVLDIKPYVSAFDRIDQPIIPEWMKRLMEGYF